The nucleotide window AAAGGTAGCTGACGTTGTAGGCGCAGCTCTCGGTCACCGTGGCGTCATACATGAAGAACAGCACGCCCTCCTCGCAGCCGCGATTGATCGTGCGGTTGAGCGCCGTCGAGGAAATCGGGAAGCTGATGATGGCGTCCGCGCCCTCGTCGATCATGCTCTCGTAGGCCGAGATCTGTGCCTGCGGGTCGGTGCCCGAGATCACCTCTTCGAGCTCGACCATCTCGTCGTAGGGCGGCGTCTGCGCCAGCGCCTTGACGATGTTCGCCGCCTCGGACTGCCAGGCGTTCCCGGAGTAGGACAGGCTCAGGTAGACCTTGAACTTCTCCTGGGCCTGCGCCGCGTTCGCGAGCCCCAGCGTGGCCGCCGCGAGCGCGAGCCCCGCCGCCGTCGTCTTCAGTGCAGTCGTCTTCATGTTGTCTCTCCTCCTGACAAGTCTGACGTTCCACGCGCCCGGTCCTCAGCGACCGAGACCGCGCAGTTTCTGGAAAAGCTCCTCGCGCAGCAGCAGCAGCGCCGCGAGAATGATGGATCCCTCGATGATCGTGCGCAGGCCGAATTCGAGCCCCAGCGCCGAGATGATGGTGCCGAGGATGGTGAGCAGCAGCGCGCCGCCCACGGTCCCGAGGAAGGTGCCCCGCCCGCCGAGGATCGACGAGCCGCCGATCACCACGGCGGCAATCGAGGGCAGCAGGTAGTCGTCGCCCATGCGCAGCGTGGCGCCGTTCGAGTAGCCGACCAGCGCGATGCCGACGAAGCCGGCGCAGACGGCGCTGATCACGTAGGGCAGGATCCGCACCAGCGCGACCGGAACACCGGCGTTGCGCGCCGCGTCGACGTTGGTGCCGACGGCGTAGAGATAGCGGCCGTAGACGGTGCGGCTCTGGAACAGCCAGCCCGCGATGGCGAAGATCACCAGCGCCACGACCGGCGTCGGCAGGCCGAGGACCTGGCTCTTCATCAGCGCGACGGCGGCGTCGGGCGCGGCGCCGCGCGGCGTGCCGCGGGTATAGCCCAGCAGGCCCGAGGCCACGATGATCGACATCGCCATGCTCATGATGAACGGCGGCACGCGCAGCCAGAGGACGCCCGCGCCGGTGGCCAGCCCCACGAGCCCGCAGGCCGCCAGCACGCCGGGCAGCAGGTACCATTCTCCAGGGTTGCCGGCGCCCACCCAGCTCGTCGCGAGGATGCCGCCCATGGTGATCGTCGCGGGCAGCGACAGGTCGAGACCGCCGGTCAGGATCACCACGCCCTGCCCGAAGGACAGCACCACGAGGAAGAAGCCCAGCACCAGAACGGTTTCCACCTGCGACCACGAGCCGAGGGCGGGGTTGATGAGCCGCGCGCTCAGCAGCAGCAGCACGCACAGGATCGCGACGCTGACGGTGCTGACGGTCTCGCGGGTGAGCCTGGCACTGCCGCGTGTGTCTCCGGTCTGGGTGAAGCCGGTCTCGGGGGTGGCGGTCTTGCTTGTGGCGGTCATTTGCGGTCTCCGAGGCGAACGAGGAAGGCGCTGAAGACGACGGCGAGGATCAGCACCGCGCCCTGGAACATGCCGGTGTAGAACGACGCGATCCCGGCCGAGAACAGCACCTTTTGCAGAAGCGTGAGCGTGGCCGCGCCCATCATCGTGGCGAAGACGCCGCCACGGCCGCCCGACAGCGAGGTGCCGCCGAGCGCCACCGCGGCAAAGGTCAGCATCAGCAGCGGCGTGCCCGACGACGGGTTGCCGGTGGCGGTCTGGGCGCTGAGCATGAAGCCCGCGAGCCCGTAGGCGCAGCCCGCCACCACATGCGCCAGCAGCCGCACGCGGGTGGTGTTGATGCCCGAGAGCGCGGCCGAGCTCTCGTCGGCGCCGATGGCGTAGAGCGAGATGCCGAAGGGCGAGCGCCGCAGCACCATCCAGATCACCAGCACCAGCCCGAGCACCAGCCCCGACACCGGGATCACGCCCCACAGCCGGTCGGTCATCTCGTAGGAAATCCACTCGGCGACCCAGCCGCCGGGCGCCTTGAGGATCACCAGCGCGATGCCCTGGCAGATGATCATGGTGGCCAGCGTCGCGGCGATGGACTGGAGCTTCAGCACCGCCACGAGGTAGCCGTTCACCACGCCCACCGCCGCGCCGATGGCAAGGCAGATCAAGACCGAGACGGCGGCGCCGCCCGGCCCTTCCAGCGGATAGACGGCGAGCACCACGTTGCAGATCGAGATCACCCCCGCGACCGACAGGTCGAAGCCCCGGCTGATGACGATGATCGCCTGCCCGGCGGCGGCCAGTGCCAGCGGCGCGGTGTTGTTGATCAGCGCCGCGATCGAATAGGAGGTCAGCGCCTTGGGCTGCTGCACGGCGTAGAGCACGTAGAGCAGCACGTAGACCATCACGATCAGCCCGGCACCGGTCAGGAAGCGGGTGGCAAGTCCGGGGCGGCTGTCGTGGAACGTCGGGTGTTGCAGCTGCGCGTCGGTCATGCGGGCACTCCTTCGGTAGTCTCCGGGGCGACGTGGCCCAGCATGGCCGCGACGAGGGATTGCTCGGTGATCTCGGCGGCCTCGAAATGGCGGGTGATGCGCCCGACGTAGAAGGCGAGGCAACGGTCGGCGAGCTGGACGATCTCGGGAAGCTCGGACGAGTAGAACAGCACCGCCCCGCCCTCGTCGGCAAAGGCGCGGATGGCGGCGTAGATCGACTGCTTGGTGCCCACGTCGACGCCGCGCGACGGGTCGAACAGCAGCAGCGTCTTGGCGCCGGTAGCAAGGGTCCGGGCGATCAGTGCCTTCTGCTGGTTGCCGCCCGACAGGTCGCCGATGGGAAAGCTCAGGTAGCGCGGGTTCATCTCGACGCGGTCGGCGGCGGCCTGCGCCACCGACATCTCGCGCCCCTGCGAGATCAGCGTGCCGCGCGCCGCCTGCCCCATCACCGGCAGCACCACGTTGGTGGCGGCGCTGAGACCGGAGAGGATGCCCTCGGTCTTGCGCTCTTCGGGCAGGTAGGCGATGCCGCTCCCGGTCTTCAGCGCGTCGCGCGGGCCGGACAGTTTCACCGGCGTGCCGTCCACCTCGATCCGGCCGGAATGCGGGCTTTCAAGGCCCGCGAGCATCCGGAACAACTCCTGCTGCCCCTGCCCTTCCAGCGCCGCGACCCCGAGGATCTCGCCGGGCCGCAGGTCGAAACTCATGTCGTGCAGGTCGTGCCCCGACAGCCCGCTGACCGCCAGTCGCGCCGGCGCGTCCGAGGCGGGCCGCTTGGCGCGCGGCTTGCGCTCGTGGGCGGATTTCCGGCCCACCATCATCTCGAAGATGTCGCCGTCGGACGCATCGCCGAGGTCGACCGAGGCGATGGTCGTGCCGTTGCGCAGAACGGTGGCCTCGGTGCAGATCTCGCGGACCTCGGCAAGCCGGTGCGAGATGTAGAGCACCGCGACCCCGCGCCGGGTGGCCTGCCGGATCTGGTCGAACAGCCAGTCGGTTTCCGCGAGCGAGGCGGTGGGCTCGTCGAGGATCAGCACCTGCCCCGCGTTGTCGATGGCGCGGGTGATCTCGATGCGCTGCCGGTCGGCGAGCGCCAGCTTGGCAACCGTCGGCGGCGGGTCGATCCGCTCGAGCCCGTGGCGGGCGAGGATCTCGGCCCCGGCCTCGAGCGTGCGCCGCGTCGAGACCATGCCGGCGAAGGCGCGCGGGAGATCGGGCAGCAGCAGGTTCTGCGCGACGCTCAGGTTGGGAACGAGGCTCAGCTCCTGGAAGGCGGTGGCGACCTTGCGGGTGCGGGCATCGAGCAGCGACTGCAGCGCGTAGGGCGCGCCGTTCAGAAGCATGGTCCCCGCGTCGGGCGCGACGGCACCGGTCAGGATGCGCACGAGCGTGGATTTGCCCGCGCCGTTCTCGCCCAGCAGTGCGTGAACCTTCCCCGCCGCGAGCGAGATGTCGGCATGCTCCAGCGCCACGGTGGCGCCGTATGCCTTGTGCAATCCTGCAGCGCTCAGCGCGGCGCGCTCCGCACCGGGCTCGGCTCCCGAAGGCTCGGGCCGATCGTCGAACATGGTGGTCTCCTCCCTGCGTCCCCGAGGTCGTTCCGCGCAATGGGAACGTTCTCTGAGAACGTTCCCATTAGCAGCATCTAAAGGGATTCGCGTCAAGACCTTCATGAGGATTTGCCGCCACAGGCCGCGCGACGCA belongs to Salipiger profundus and includes:
- a CDS encoding sugar ABC transporter ATP-binding protein — its product is MFDDRPEPSGAEPGAERAALSAAGLHKAYGATVALEHADISLAAGKVHALLGENGAGKSTLVRILTGAVAPDAGTMLLNGAPYALQSLLDARTRKVATAFQELSLVPNLSVAQNLLLPDLPRAFAGMVSTRRTLEAGAEILARHGLERIDPPPTVAKLALADRQRIEITRAIDNAGQVLILDEPTASLAETDWLFDQIRQATRRGVAVLYISHRLAEVREICTEATVLRNGTTIASVDLGDASDGDIFEMMVGRKSAHERKPRAKRPASDAPARLAVSGLSGHDLHDMSFDLRPGEILGVAALEGQGQQELFRMLAGLESPHSGRIEVDGTPVKLSGPRDALKTGSGIAYLPEERKTEGILSGLSAATNVVLPVMGQAARGTLISQGREMSVAQAAADRVEMNPRYLSFPIGDLSGGNQQKALIARTLATGAKTLLLFDPSRGVDVGTKQSIYAAIRAFADEGGAVLFYSSELPEIVQLADRCLAFYVGRITRHFEAAEITEQSLVAAMLGHVAPETTEGVPA
- a CDS encoding ABC transporter permease translates to MTATSKTATPETGFTQTGDTRGSARLTRETVSTVSVAILCVLLLLSARLINPALGSWSQVETVLVLGFFLVVLSFGQGVVILTGGLDLSLPATITMGGILATSWVGAGNPGEWYLLPGVLAACGLVGLATGAGVLWLRVPPFIMSMAMSIIVASGLLGYTRGTPRGAAPDAAVALMKSQVLGLPTPVVALVIFAIAGWLFQSRTVYGRYLYAVGTNVDAARNAGVPVALVRILPYVISAVCAGFVGIALVGYSNGATLRMGDDYLLPSIAAVVIGGSSILGGRGTFLGTVGGALLLTILGTIISALGLEFGLRTIIEGSIILAALLLLREELFQKLRGLGR
- a CDS encoding ABC transporter permease, with protein sequence MTDAQLQHPTFHDSRPGLATRFLTGAGLIVMVYVLLYVLYAVQQPKALTSYSIAALINNTAPLALAAAGQAIIVISRGFDLSVAGVISICNVVLAVYPLEGPGGAAVSVLICLAIGAAVGVVNGYLVAVLKLQSIAATLATMIICQGIALVILKAPGGWVAEWISYEMTDRLWGVIPVSGLVLGLVLVIWMVLRRSPFGISLYAIGADESSAALSGINTTRVRLLAHVVAGCAYGLAGFMLSAQTATGNPSSGTPLLMLTFAAVALGGTSLSGGRGGVFATMMGAATLTLLQKVLFSAGIASFYTGMFQGAVLILAVVFSAFLVRLGDRK